In one Cronobacter dublinensis subsp. dublinensis LMG 23823 genomic region, the following are encoded:
- the modF gene encoding molybdate ABC transporter ATP-binding protein ModF has translation MTTLQIMQGTFRISDTRTLHIESLTVRAGESWAFVGANGSGKSSLARALAGELALQKGERESPFSHIALLSFEQLQQLVSAEWQRNNTDMLSADEDDTGRTTAQIIQDEVHDPERCATLAALFGIESLLERRFKYLSTGETRKTLLCQALMAQPDLLILDEPFDGLDVASREQLARLLGELSAQGYTLALILNRFDEIPDFVQHAGVVADCALVETGDKATLLNQALVAQLAHSETLAGVRLPEADEPAARHSLNDAEPRIVLRNGVVSYNDRPILNNLSWTVNPGEHWQIVGPNGAGKSTLLSLVTGDHPQGYSNDLTLFGRRRGSGETIWDIKKHIGYVSSSLHLDYRVSATVRSVILSGYFDSIGIYQAVSDRQQQLTREWLAILGMDNATADAPFHSLSWGQQRLALIVRALVKHPTLLILDEPLQGLDPLNRQLVRRFVDVLISEGETQLLFVSHHAEDAPSCMTHRLTFVPDGDSYRYQFDTLR, from the coding sequence ATGACAACGTTGCAAATTATGCAAGGCACGTTTCGCATTAGCGATACGCGCACGCTTCATATTGAGAGCCTGACGGTCCGCGCGGGCGAGAGCTGGGCGTTTGTCGGCGCTAACGGCAGCGGGAAATCGTCCCTCGCCAGGGCGCTCGCGGGCGAGCTGGCGCTGCAAAAAGGCGAGCGCGAAAGCCCCTTCTCCCACATCGCCCTGCTCTCGTTTGAACAGCTGCAACAGCTGGTGAGCGCCGAGTGGCAGCGCAACAACACGGACATGCTGAGCGCCGATGAAGACGATACCGGGCGCACCACGGCGCAGATTATTCAGGACGAGGTCCACGACCCGGAACGCTGCGCGACGCTCGCGGCGCTGTTCGGCATTGAGTCGCTGCTTGAGCGGCGCTTCAAATACCTCTCTACCGGAGAGACCCGCAAAACGCTGCTCTGCCAGGCGCTGATGGCGCAGCCGGATCTTCTCATTCTTGACGAACCGTTCGACGGTCTCGACGTCGCCTCGCGCGAACAGCTGGCGCGGCTTCTCGGCGAGCTGAGCGCCCAGGGCTATACGCTGGCGCTGATCCTCAACCGCTTCGATGAAATCCCCGATTTCGTGCAACACGCGGGCGTGGTGGCCGATTGCGCGCTGGTTGAGACCGGCGATAAGGCAACGCTGCTGAACCAGGCGCTGGTAGCGCAGCTCGCGCACAGCGAAACGCTCGCGGGCGTGCGGCTGCCGGAGGCGGACGAGCCTGCGGCGCGCCATTCCCTGAATGACGCCGAGCCGCGTATTGTGCTGCGCAACGGCGTGGTCTCTTATAATGACCGGCCTATTCTCAATAACCTGAGCTGGACGGTAAATCCTGGCGAACACTGGCAAATCGTCGGCCCCAATGGCGCGGGGAAATCAACGCTGTTAAGCCTGGTGACCGGCGATCATCCGCAGGGCTACAGCAACGACCTGACGCTCTTTGGCCGCCGTCGCGGCAGCGGCGAAACCATCTGGGACATCAAAAAGCATATCGGCTATGTGAGCAGCAGCCTGCACCTCGATTACCGGGTCAGCGCCACGGTGCGCAGCGTGATTTTGTCGGGGTACTTTGACTCAATCGGCATTTATCAGGCGGTGTCGGACCGCCAGCAGCAGCTGACACGCGAATGGCTCGCCATCCTTGGGATGGATAACGCCACCGCCGATGCGCCGTTTCACAGCCTCTCCTGGGGTCAGCAGCGGCTGGCGCTGATCGTGCGCGCGCTGGTGAAACACCCGACGCTGCTTATCCTCGACGAACCATTACAGGGGCTCGACCCGCTGAATCGCCAGCTGGTGCGCCGCTTTGTCGATGTGCTGATTAGCGAAGGCGAGACGCAGTTGTTGTTTGTATCGCACCATGCGGAAGATGCCCCGTCGTGCATGACGCACCGCTTAACCTTCGTGCCGGACGGCGACAGCTACCGTTACCAGTTCGATACGCTGCGTTAA
- the modB gene encoding molybdate ABC transporter permease subunit yields the protein MMLTEPEWQAVLLSLKVSTLAVLISLPFGILLAWVLVRCTFPGKTLLDGVIHLPLVLPPVAVGYLLLVVFGRRGLIGEWLYDLFGFTFAFSWRGAVLASAVMAFPLMVRAIRLALEAVDVRLEAAARTLGAGRWRVFFTITLPLTLPGIIVGTVLAFARSLGEFGATITFVANIPGETRTLPSAMYTLIQTPGGEGAAARLCVIAIVLALCSLMLSEWLARQSRRRLGAS from the coding sequence ATGATGTTGACGGAACCCGAATGGCAAGCGGTACTGCTTAGCCTGAAAGTCTCTACACTTGCGGTACTTATCAGTTTGCCCTTCGGGATCCTTCTCGCCTGGGTGCTGGTGCGCTGCACCTTTCCCGGCAAAACGCTGCTGGACGGCGTTATCCACCTGCCGCTGGTGCTGCCGCCGGTGGCGGTCGGTTATCTGCTGCTGGTGGTCTTTGGCCGCCGCGGCCTGATAGGCGAATGGCTGTACGATCTCTTCGGTTTCACGTTCGCTTTCAGCTGGCGCGGGGCGGTGCTCGCCTCGGCAGTCATGGCGTTCCCGCTGATGGTGCGCGCCATTCGTCTGGCGCTGGAAGCGGTCGATGTTCGCCTGGAAGCGGCGGCGCGCACGCTCGGTGCGGGTCGCTGGCGGGTCTTTTTCACCATTACACTGCCGCTGACGCTGCCGGGCATTATCGTCGGCACCGTGCTTGCCTTCGCGCGTTCGCTTGGCGAATTCGGCGCCACGATCACTTTTGTCGCTAATATTCCTGGCGAAACCCGCACGCTGCCGTCGGCGATGTATACGCTTATCCAGACGCCGGGCGGTGAGGGCGCCGCTGCGCGTCTGTGCGTTATCGCTATCGTGCTGGCGCTCTGCTCGCTGATGCTTTCTGAATGGCTGGCGCGCCAGAGCCGCCGTCGTCTGGGGGCGTCTTAA
- a CDS encoding pyridoxal phosphatase has translation MTFRVIALDLDGTLLTAQKTILQESLDALALAKDAGLKPVIVTGRHHNAIHPFYQALALDTPAICCNGTYLYDYQAKKVLTADPMSPQQASALLELLTEHGIHSLMYVDDAMLYEHASGHIQRTENWALRLPEAQRPVFRQVASLQDAARSVKNIWKFALTGEDIPRLQSLALTIERELGLACEWSWHDQVDVAAPGNSKGKRLAQWVESQGLSMDQVVAFGDNHNDISMLERAGLGIAMGNADDIVKSHADKVIGPNTEASIADALRQWVL, from the coding sequence ATGACCTTTCGCGTAATCGCTCTCGACTTAGACGGCACCCTGCTCACCGCACAAAAAACCATCCTCCAGGAATCTCTCGACGCGCTCGCGCTGGCGAAAGACGCCGGGCTGAAACCCGTTATCGTGACCGGGCGCCACCATAATGCCATCCATCCTTTTTATCAGGCGCTGGCGCTTGATACACCTGCAATTTGTTGTAATGGCACTTATTTGTATGATTATCAAGCGAAAAAGGTCCTGACTGCCGACCCAATGTCACCCCAGCAGGCCAGCGCATTGCTCGAACTGCTTACCGAACACGGCATACATTCCTTAATGTATGTGGACGACGCGATGCTGTATGAGCACGCTTCCGGCCATATCCAGCGCACCGAAAACTGGGCGCTGCGCCTGCCCGAAGCCCAGCGTCCGGTGTTTCGCCAGGTCGCTTCGCTGCAGGACGCCGCGCGCTCGGTGAAGAATATCTGGAAATTCGCGCTGACCGGCGAGGACATTCCGCGCCTGCAAAGCCTCGCGCTGACCATTGAGCGCGAACTGGGGCTCGCCTGCGAGTGGTCATGGCACGATCAGGTGGATGTGGCCGCGCCCGGCAACAGCAAAGGCAAGCGGCTGGCGCAGTGGGTGGAATCGCAGGGGTTGTCGATGGATCAGGTGGTGGCGTTCGGCGACAACCACAACGATATCTCGATGCTGGAGCGCGCCGGCCTCGGTATCGCCATGGGGAATGCCGATGACATCGTGAAATCGCACGCCGACAAAGTGATTGGCCCCAACACCGAGGCCAGCATTGCCGACGCGCTGCGTCAGTGGGTGCTTTAA
- the modA gene encoding molybdate ABC transporter substrate-binding protein yields MAKLWVRLALGVTLSAGVVGQSLAQENTVTVFAAASLTNAMQDIATDYAKAHQVKVVSSFASSSTLARQIEAGAPADIFISADQKWMDYAADKKAVDAGSRKTLLGNSLVVVAPAKRAQGDIVINRSTDWKSLLKGGRLAVGDPAHVPAGIYAKEALQKLGAWDTLSAQLAPAEDVRGALALVERDEAPLGIVYGSDAVASRGVKVVGTFPEDSHQKVEYPLAIIDGHNNPTVSAFYRYLQGPEAAAVFKRYGFTTSQ; encoded by the coding sequence ATGGCAAAGTTATGGGTACGACTGGCGCTCGGCGTCACCTTAAGCGCGGGCGTTGTCGGCCAGTCGCTGGCGCAGGAGAATACGGTCACGGTCTTCGCCGCCGCCTCGCTGACGAACGCGATGCAGGATATCGCGACCGATTATGCGAAAGCGCATCAGGTCAAAGTGGTGTCGTCGTTCGCGTCGTCGTCGACGCTGGCGCGCCAGATTGAAGCCGGGGCGCCGGCGGATATTTTTATCTCCGCTGACCAGAAGTGGATGGATTACGCCGCCGATAAAAAAGCCGTTGACGCAGGCAGCCGCAAAACGCTGCTCGGCAATAGCCTGGTCGTGGTGGCACCGGCCAAACGCGCGCAGGGCGATATCGTGATTAACCGCAGCACCGACTGGAAAAGCCTGCTGAAGGGCGGCCGACTGGCGGTGGGCGATCCGGCGCACGTACCGGCCGGGATTTACGCCAAAGAGGCATTGCAAAAGCTCGGTGCCTGGGACACGCTCTCAGCACAGCTCGCGCCCGCCGAAGACGTTCGCGGCGCGCTGGCGCTGGTGGAGCGCGACGAAGCCCCGCTGGGCATCGTGTATGGTTCTGACGCCGTGGCAAGCCGCGGCGTGAAAGTGGTTGGCACCTTCCCGGAGGATTCCCATCAGAAAGTGGAATACCCGCTGGCGATTATCGACGGGCATAACAACCCGACGGTCAGCGCGTTTTACCGCTATCTGCAGGGCCCGGAAGCTGCCGCAGTGTTCAAACGATATGGATTTACGACCAGCCAATGA
- a CDS encoding AcrZ family multidrug efflux pump-associated protein, which produces MLELLKSLAFAVIMVPVVMAVILGLIWGLGEVFNLFSGIGHKDQPKQHR; this is translated from the coding sequence ATGTTGGAGTTGTTGAAAAGTCTGGCGTTTGCCGTGATTATGGTGCCGGTGGTGATGGCCGTGATCCTGGGTTTAATCTGGGGCCTGGGCGAGGTGTTTAACCTCTTCTCCGGCATCGGTCATAAAGACCAGCCAAAACAGCACCGCTGA
- the modE gene encoding molybdenum-dependent transcriptional regulator → MQADILLTLKLHDKIFADPRRIALLKQVAQTGSISQGAKLAGISYKSAWDAINEMNQLGDGLLVERATGGKGGGGAQVTPYGARLIALYDLLGQIQQKAFDALSDDALPLDSLLAAIARFSLQTSARNQWFGQVVARDADPVQEMIEIALAGSNTRIRAAVTSQSAERLALAPGKEVLALVKAPWVQLAREPQAAANADNQFAGTISHISRTAQHCEVLLTLPDGQMLCATLTPEAAQALDPQEGLAVTAWFTADSVIVATLC, encoded by the coding sequence ATGCAGGCCGATATTCTTCTGACGCTCAAACTGCACGACAAAATTTTTGCCGACCCGCGGCGCATCGCGCTGCTAAAACAGGTGGCGCAGACGGGCTCTATCAGCCAGGGCGCGAAACTCGCCGGTATCAGCTACAAAAGCGCGTGGGACGCCATTAACGAGATGAATCAGCTTGGCGATGGTCTGTTAGTCGAGCGCGCCACCGGCGGCAAAGGTGGCGGCGGCGCGCAGGTGACGCCTTACGGCGCGCGGCTTATCGCGCTCTACGATCTGCTCGGGCAGATCCAGCAAAAGGCGTTTGACGCGCTCAGCGACGACGCGTTGCCGCTCGACAGCCTGCTCGCCGCCATCGCGCGCTTTTCACTGCAAACCAGCGCCCGCAACCAGTGGTTCGGCCAGGTGGTGGCGCGCGATGCCGACCCGGTTCAGGAGATGATTGAGATAGCGCTTGCGGGCAGCAACACGCGCATCAGGGCTGCGGTGACGAGCCAGAGCGCCGAACGTCTGGCGCTTGCGCCGGGCAAAGAGGTGCTGGCGCTCGTCAAAGCGCCGTGGGTGCAGCTCGCCCGCGAACCGCAGGCGGCTGCCAACGCCGATAATCAGTTCGCCGGCACCATCAGCCATATCTCCCGCACGGCGCAGCACTGCGAAGTTCTCCTGACGCTCCCGGACGGCCAGATGCTGTGCGCCACGCTCACGCCCGAGGCGGCGCAGGCGCTCGACCCGCAAGAAGGGCTGGCGGTGACGGCCTGGTTCACCGCCGACAGCGTGATTGTCGCGACGCTCTGTTAA
- the pgl gene encoding 6-phosphogluconolactonase has product MKQTVYTASPESQQIHVWRLEPQGSLTLLQVVDAPGQVQPMVVSPDKRFLYVGVRPEFRVIAYRIAAHDGTLSEAGEAPLPGSPTHISTDHTGRFLFSGSYNAGSVSVVRLNDGLPGETVAVVEGLEGCHSANISPDNRTLWVPALKQDRICLFTLTDDGRLEPQTPAEVTTVAGAGPRHLVFHPNKPFAYCVNELNSSVDVWALNDPHGKKECVQTLDMMPAGFADTRWAADIHITPDGRHLYACDRTASVITVFTVSEDGSVLEVQGHQPTETQPRGFNIDNSGQYLIAAGQKSHHIALYGIEGAQGLLTEKARYAVGQGPMWVVINAFEA; this is encoded by the coding sequence ATGAAACAAACCGTTTATACCGCAAGCCCGGAGAGCCAGCAGATCCACGTCTGGCGTCTGGAGCCGCAGGGCTCTCTGACGCTGTTGCAGGTGGTGGACGCGCCGGGGCAGGTTCAGCCGATGGTCGTCAGCCCCGACAAACGTTTCCTGTATGTCGGCGTGCGTCCGGAATTTCGCGTGATTGCGTATCGCATCGCTGCCCACGACGGCACGCTCAGCGAGGCGGGCGAAGCGCCGCTGCCGGGCAGCCCGACCCATATCTCCACCGATCATACCGGTCGCTTCCTGTTCAGCGGCTCGTATAACGCGGGCAGCGTGAGCGTGGTGCGTCTGAATGACGGGCTGCCGGGCGAGACCGTCGCCGTGGTGGAAGGGCTGGAAGGCTGCCACTCCGCGAATATCTCCCCGGATAACCGCACCCTGTGGGTGCCGGCGCTGAAGCAGGATCGCATCTGCCTGTTCACCTTAACCGACGATGGCCGCCTTGAGCCGCAAACCCCGGCGGAGGTCACTACGGTTGCCGGTGCCGGGCCGCGCCATCTGGTGTTCCACCCGAACAAGCCGTTTGCCTACTGCGTCAATGAGCTTAACAGCTCGGTCGATGTCTGGGCGCTCAACGATCCGCACGGTAAAAAAGAGTGCGTGCAGACGCTGGATATGATGCCTGCCGGTTTTGCCGATACCCGCTGGGCGGCGGATATTCACATCACGCCTGATGGCCGCCATCTGTACGCGTGCGATCGCACCGCGAGCGTTATCACCGTCTTTACCGTTTCTGAAGACGGCAGCGTGCTGGAAGTGCAGGGGCATCAGCCGACGGAAACCCAGCCGCGCGGCTTTAATATCGACAACAGCGGTCAGTATCTGATTGCCGCAGGCCAGAAGTCGCATCACATTGCGCTCTATGGCATTGAAGGCGCGCAGGGGCTGCTGACGGAGAAAGCGCGTTACGCGGTGGGCCAGGGCCCGATGTGGGTGGTTATCAACGCCTTCGAGGCGTAA
- the modC gene encoding molybdenum ABC transporter ATP-binding protein ModC, with amino-acid sequence MLELNFTQVLGNHRLTVNETLPGSGITAVFGVSGAGKTSLINAISGLTRPQHGRIVLNDRVLSDTETDIFLPPEKRRIGYVFQDARLFPHYKVRGNLKYGMAKEMAAQFDKLVTLLGIEPLLDRLPGTLSGGEKQRVAIGRALLTAPELLLLDEPLASLDVPRKRELLPYLQRLAREINIPMLYVSHSLEEILHLADKVLVLEQGEVKAFGSLEDIWGSSVMNPWLPPEQQSSVLKVTVLEHHPHYAMTALALGDQHLWVSRIEKPLQTPLRIRIQASDVSLVLQPPLQSSIRNIVRARVAQCYDDNGQVEVQLEVGSRTLWARISPWARDELAIKPGLWLYAQIKSVSITT; translated from the coding sequence ATGCTGGAGCTTAATTTCACCCAGGTGCTCGGCAACCACCGCCTGACGGTCAATGAAACCCTGCCGGGCAGCGGCATTACCGCCGTCTTTGGCGTCTCGGGCGCGGGCAAAACCTCGCTGATTAACGCCATCAGCGGCCTGACGCGTCCGCAGCACGGGCGCATCGTATTAAACGACCGCGTGCTGAGCGATACCGAAACGGACATCTTCCTGCCGCCGGAAAAACGCCGCATCGGCTATGTCTTCCAGGACGCGCGCCTGTTCCCGCACTATAAAGTACGCGGCAACCTGAAATATGGCATGGCGAAAGAGATGGCGGCGCAGTTTGACAAGCTGGTGACGCTGCTCGGCATTGAGCCGCTGCTGGACCGCCTTCCGGGCACGCTGTCGGGCGGTGAAAAGCAGCGCGTGGCGATAGGCCGCGCGTTACTGACCGCACCGGAACTCTTGCTGCTCGACGAGCCGCTCGCCTCGCTCGATGTGCCGCGCAAGCGCGAGCTGCTGCCGTATCTGCAACGGCTGGCGCGCGAAATCAACATCCCGATGCTCTATGTCAGCCACTCGCTGGAGGAGATTTTGCACCTGGCGGATAAAGTGCTGGTGCTGGAGCAGGGCGAGGTAAAAGCGTTCGGTAGCCTGGAAGATATCTGGGGCAGCAGCGTGATGAACCCGTGGCTGCCGCCGGAGCAGCAGAGCAGCGTGCTAAAAGTCACCGTGCTTGAGCATCATCCGCACTACGCGATGACGGCACTGGCGCTGGGCGACCAGCATCTGTGGGTTAGCCGCATCGAAAAGCCGCTGCAGACGCCGTTGCGCATTCGCATTCAGGCGTCCGACGTCTCGCTGGTGCTGCAACCGCCGCTGCAAAGCAGTATTCGTAACATCGTGCGCGCCCGCGTGGCGCAATGTTACGACGACAACGGTCAGGTAGAAGTTCAGCTGGAGGTGGGCTCGCGCACCCTCTGGGCGCGCATCAGCCCCTGGGCGCGCGACGAGCTCGCTATCAAGCCGGGCCTCTGGCTTTACGCCCAGATTAAAAGCGTGTCGATCACCACTTAA